A stretch of the Nothobranchius furzeri strain GRZ-AD chromosome 5, NfurGRZ-RIMD1, whole genome shotgun sequence genome encodes the following:
- the LOC107379599 gene encoding neuronal acetylcholine receptor subunit alpha-7 isoform X2: MTSVRERMLKEACIVRPCRSICVRLTDSHTASLSSLEYSFHCVCCSLFLSSYSSFHHSATAEIETSLLIFCGLSCFFCSPQIYSFYLLFPDLITPLCFPFCHSFCTDLEECSMRRAFWLLIVATLLRGSVPGPHQRFLLKELLRDYNPMERPVANDSHALTVQFSFTLIQVMDVDEKSQILTTNAWLQMWYDHYLQWNQSEYPGVKNLRFTPDQVWTPDILLYNSAHDKFDATFKTNVLVNSSGFCEYLPPGIFVSTCNVDVRWFPFDIQRCELKFGSWTFDGWLLDIQMKEADVTGYMPNGEWDLLEVPGDRHEVFYDCCAEPYPDVTFVVTLRRRTLFYALNLLIPCVLLSSMTLLVFLLPANSGEKISLGITVLLSLTVFMLMVAEIMPATSDSVPLIGQYFASTMVIVGMSVVATVIVLQFHHHSLNNGQMPHWVHLVLLQWVPWFLRMKRPGEGAEPTLSNSQTGSRSKTLSSPTTTTTTTIPTPGPSILPQSLSSLQASLAQLNYPLSHRPNSQANVLPNTGHRDANPNPHLQPNGHLPHMGFQTFQTTAELEAVQGCRTASRGRNNRGEADEGAAVGGGTVGDVSTHQHLQTSKFGNPPLETLASLDPDPSNAASGPCGLESEGGRSAPLHAHSGTIRSVAVDNQLQALLAEVQFLVERVREQDRQLNMAEQWQFAAAVIDRLCLVGFSVFNIICTIAILMAAPNFGIALSKDFL; the protein is encoded by the exons ATGACGAGTGTGCGGGAGCGAATGCTCAAAGAAGCATGCATAGTTAGACCATGCAGGAGCATCTGTGTGAGGCTGACTGACTCCCACACAGCATCTCTCTCCTCATTGGAGTATTCATTTCACTGTGTCTGCTgctctctcttcctctcctctTACTCCTCCTTTCACCACTCTGCCACTGCTGAAATTGAGACTTCGCTGCTTATTTTCTGTGGGCTCTCCTGTTTTTTTTGCTCTCCACAGATTTACAGTTTTTACCTCCTTTTTCCAGATTTGATCACCCCTCTGTGTTTCCCCTTCTGCCACTCTTTCTGTACTGATTTAGAGGAATGCAGCATGAGGCGAGCTTTTTGGCTGTTGATAGTCGCGACTCTGCTTCGAG GATCAGTGCCGGGTCCACATCAGCGCTTTCTTCTCAAGGAGCTGCTGAGAGACTACAACCCCATGGAAAGACCGGTGGCCAACGACTCCCACGCTCTCACTGTCCAGTTCTCCTTCACGCTTATTCAAGTCATGGATGTG GATGAGAAGAGCCAGATCCTCACCACAAACGCCTGGCTGCAGATG TGGTACGACCACTATCTGCAGTGGAACCAGTCCGAGTATCCCGGAGTCAAGAACCTCCGTTTCACCCCGGACCAGGTTTGGACTCCTGACATTTTGCTGTACAACAG TGCTCACGATAAGTTTGACGCCACCTTTAAGACCAATGTTCTGGTCAACTCCAGTGGCTTCTGTGAGTACCTACCTCCAG GAATATTTGTCAGCACTTGTAATGTGGACGTGAGATGGTTTCCGTTTGACATCCAGCGCTGCGAGCTGAAGTTTGGCTCTTGGACGTTTGACGGCTGGCTGCTGGACATCCAGATGAAGGAGGCAGACGTGACGGGCTACATGCCCAACGGAGAGTGGGACCTTCTGG AGGTCCCTGGAGATCGTCATGAGGTTTTCTACGACTGCTGTGCAGAACCTTACCCCGACGTGACGTTTGTGGTGACGCTACGAAGGAGAACCCTGTTCTATGCTCTCAACCTCCTGATCCCGTGTGTGCTCCTCTCCTCCATGACcctgctggtcttcctgctccccGCCAACTCCGGGGAGAAGATCAGCCTTG GCATTACCGTTCTGCTCTCGTTGACCGTCTTCATGCTGATGGTTGCAGAGATCATGCCCGCCACCTCTGATTCagttcctctgattg GTCAGTACTTTGCCAGCACCATGGTGATCGTTGGGATGTCGGTGGTGGCCACGGTCATCGTGCTTCAGTTCCATCACCACAGTCTCAACAACGGGCAGATGCCACACTGG GTCCACCTGGTTCTGCTGCAGTGGGTCCCTTGGTTTCTGCGTATGAAGCGTCCAGGTGAGGGAGCAGAGCCAACCCTTTCCAACAGCCAAACAGGCTCTCGGAGCAAGACCCTATCCTctcctaccaccaccaccaccaccaccatccccaCCCCAGGGCCATCTATCCTGCCCCAGAGTCTCAGCTCCCTGCAGGCCAGCCTGGCTCAGCTCAACTACCCACTGTCTCACCGACCCAACTCCCAGGCTAACGTCCTCCCTAACACAGGCCACAGAGACGCCAACCCAAACCCACACCTGCAGCCTAACGGCCATCTGCCTCACATGGGCTTTCAAACCTTCCAGACCACTGCAGAACTGGAAGCAGTCCAGGGGTGCAGAACCGCCAGCCGTGGGAGGAATAACAGAGGGGAAGCTGATGAAGGAGCAGCAGTGGGAGGGGGAACAGTTGGAGATGTATCGACTCATCAACACCTCCAGACGTCTAAGTTTGGGAACCCCCCACTGGAAACTCTTGCATCCCTGGATCCCGACCCTTCCAATGCAGCCTCTGGACCCTGTGGCTTGGAGTCAGAGGGAGGGAGGTCAGCACCTCTGCACGCCCATAGCGGAACGATTCGCTCTGTTGCCGTGGACAACCAGCTACAGGCTCTCCTGGCAGAGGTGCAGTTCTTGGTGGAGCGCGTGCGCGAACAGGACCGCCAGCTAAACATGGCGGAGCAGTGGCAGTTTGCTGCAGCCGTCATCGACCGCCTGTGCCTGGTTGGATTCAGTGTTTTTAACATCATCTGCACCATCGCCATCCTCATGGCGGCGCCCAACTTTGGAATAGCACTGTCAAAAGACTTCCTCTGA
- the LOC107379599 gene encoding neuronal acetylcholine receptor subunit alpha-7 isoform X1 produces the protein MTSVRERMLKEACIVRPCRSICVRLTDSHTASLSSLEYSFHCVCCSLFLSSYSSFHHSATAEIETSLLIFCGLSCFFCSPQIYSFYLLFPDLITPLCFPFCHSFCTDLEECSMRRAFWLLIVATLLRGSVPGPHQRFLLKELLRDYNPMERPVANDSHALTVQFSFTLIQVMDVDEKSQILTTNAWLQMQWYDHYLQWNQSEYPGVKNLRFTPDQVWTPDILLYNSAHDKFDATFKTNVLVNSSGFCEYLPPGIFVSTCNVDVRWFPFDIQRCELKFGSWTFDGWLLDIQMKEADVTGYMPNGEWDLLEVPGDRHEVFYDCCAEPYPDVTFVVTLRRRTLFYALNLLIPCVLLSSMTLLVFLLPANSGEKISLGITVLLSLTVFMLMVAEIMPATSDSVPLIGQYFASTMVIVGMSVVATVIVLQFHHHSLNNGQMPHWVHLVLLQWVPWFLRMKRPGEGAEPTLSNSQTGSRSKTLSSPTTTTTTTIPTPGPSILPQSLSSLQASLAQLNYPLSHRPNSQANVLPNTGHRDANPNPHLQPNGHLPHMGFQTFQTTAELEAVQGCRTASRGRNNRGEADEGAAVGGGTVGDVSTHQHLQTSKFGNPPLETLASLDPDPSNAASGPCGLESEGGRSAPLHAHSGTIRSVAVDNQLQALLAEVQFLVERVREQDRQLNMAEQWQFAAAVIDRLCLVGFSVFNIICTIAILMAAPNFGIALSKDFL, from the exons ATGACGAGTGTGCGGGAGCGAATGCTCAAAGAAGCATGCATAGTTAGACCATGCAGGAGCATCTGTGTGAGGCTGACTGACTCCCACACAGCATCTCTCTCCTCATTGGAGTATTCATTTCACTGTGTCTGCTgctctctcttcctctcctctTACTCCTCCTTTCACCACTCTGCCACTGCTGAAATTGAGACTTCGCTGCTTATTTTCTGTGGGCTCTCCTGTTTTTTTTGCTCTCCACAGATTTACAGTTTTTACCTCCTTTTTCCAGATTTGATCACCCCTCTGTGTTTCCCCTTCTGCCACTCTTTCTGTACTGATTTAGAGGAATGCAGCATGAGGCGAGCTTTTTGGCTGTTGATAGTCGCGACTCTGCTTCGAG GATCAGTGCCGGGTCCACATCAGCGCTTTCTTCTCAAGGAGCTGCTGAGAGACTACAACCCCATGGAAAGACCGGTGGCCAACGACTCCCACGCTCTCACTGTCCAGTTCTCCTTCACGCTTATTCAAGTCATGGATGTG GATGAGAAGAGCCAGATCCTCACCACAAACGCCTGGCTGCAGATG CAGTGGTACGACCACTATCTGCAGTGGAACCAGTCCGAGTATCCCGGAGTCAAGAACCTCCGTTTCACCCCGGACCAGGTTTGGACTCCTGACATTTTGCTGTACAACAG TGCTCACGATAAGTTTGACGCCACCTTTAAGACCAATGTTCTGGTCAACTCCAGTGGCTTCTGTGAGTACCTACCTCCAG GAATATTTGTCAGCACTTGTAATGTGGACGTGAGATGGTTTCCGTTTGACATCCAGCGCTGCGAGCTGAAGTTTGGCTCTTGGACGTTTGACGGCTGGCTGCTGGACATCCAGATGAAGGAGGCAGACGTGACGGGCTACATGCCCAACGGAGAGTGGGACCTTCTGG AGGTCCCTGGAGATCGTCATGAGGTTTTCTACGACTGCTGTGCAGAACCTTACCCCGACGTGACGTTTGTGGTGACGCTACGAAGGAGAACCCTGTTCTATGCTCTCAACCTCCTGATCCCGTGTGTGCTCCTCTCCTCCATGACcctgctggtcttcctgctccccGCCAACTCCGGGGAGAAGATCAGCCTTG GCATTACCGTTCTGCTCTCGTTGACCGTCTTCATGCTGATGGTTGCAGAGATCATGCCCGCCACCTCTGATTCagttcctctgattg GTCAGTACTTTGCCAGCACCATGGTGATCGTTGGGATGTCGGTGGTGGCCACGGTCATCGTGCTTCAGTTCCATCACCACAGTCTCAACAACGGGCAGATGCCACACTGG GTCCACCTGGTTCTGCTGCAGTGGGTCCCTTGGTTTCTGCGTATGAAGCGTCCAGGTGAGGGAGCAGAGCCAACCCTTTCCAACAGCCAAACAGGCTCTCGGAGCAAGACCCTATCCTctcctaccaccaccaccaccaccaccatccccaCCCCAGGGCCATCTATCCTGCCCCAGAGTCTCAGCTCCCTGCAGGCCAGCCTGGCTCAGCTCAACTACCCACTGTCTCACCGACCCAACTCCCAGGCTAACGTCCTCCCTAACACAGGCCACAGAGACGCCAACCCAAACCCACACCTGCAGCCTAACGGCCATCTGCCTCACATGGGCTTTCAAACCTTCCAGACCACTGCAGAACTGGAAGCAGTCCAGGGGTGCAGAACCGCCAGCCGTGGGAGGAATAACAGAGGGGAAGCTGATGAAGGAGCAGCAGTGGGAGGGGGAACAGTTGGAGATGTATCGACTCATCAACACCTCCAGACGTCTAAGTTTGGGAACCCCCCACTGGAAACTCTTGCATCCCTGGATCCCGACCCTTCCAATGCAGCCTCTGGACCCTGTGGCTTGGAGTCAGAGGGAGGGAGGTCAGCACCTCTGCACGCCCATAGCGGAACGATTCGCTCTGTTGCCGTGGACAACCAGCTACAGGCTCTCCTGGCAGAGGTGCAGTTCTTGGTGGAGCGCGTGCGCGAACAGGACCGCCAGCTAAACATGGCGGAGCAGTGGCAGTTTGCTGCAGCCGTCATCGACCGCCTGTGCCTGGTTGGATTCAGTGTTTTTAACATCATCTGCACCATCGCCATCCTCATGGCGGCGCCCAACTTTGGAATAGCACTGTCAAAAGACTTCCTCTGA